A region of Eschrichtius robustus isolate mEscRob2 chromosome 19, mEscRob2.pri, whole genome shotgun sequence DNA encodes the following proteins:
- the PABPN1L gene encoding embryonic polyadenylate-binding protein 2 produces the protein MWPFLSRALFPPPTEAWLRRASSDPEAQGWGAWSRAEKTPLGPGPGDGEEEETGEAEEHEEDAGFLLPLLERGHLAECPLPDQELEAIKLKLWAMEQAQRPKPPGEQGPEGEEEDATALLAGQLLSPETDSPTEAVEADHRSVYVGNVDYGGTAQELEAYFNHCGEIQRVTILCDKFSGHPKGYAYIEFATESSAQAAVELDKSVFRGRVIKVLPKRTNLPGISSTDRGGLRGHPGARGGPFPHSNFQGGARFRPRGRNRGRGRFSPWYSPY, from the exons ATGTGGCCCTTCCTCAGCCGAGCTCTCTTCCCGCCCCCCACTGAGGCCTGGCTCAGGAGGGCTTCCTCAGACCCCgaggcccagggctggggggccTGGAGCCGGGCCGAGAAGACCCCTCTGGGCCCGGGGCCTGGggacggggaggaggaggagacgggGGAAGCGGAAGAGCACGAGGAAGACGCAGGCTTCCTGCTGCCTCTCCTGGAGAGGGGGCACCTGGCCGAGTGCCCGTTACCTGACCAG GAGCTGGAAGCCATCAAACTGAAGCTGTGGGCCATGGAGCAGGCCCAGCGACCGAAGCCGCCCGGGGAGCAGGGCCcagagggggaagaggaagacGCCACGGCCCTGCTGGCCGGGCAGCTGCTGAGCCCCGAGACAG ACAGCCCCACGGAGGCGGTGGAGGCTGATCACAGATCCGTCTACGTGGGCAAc GTGGACTACGGGGGCACAGCCCAGGAGCTGGAGGCCTATTTCAACCACTGCGGGGAGATCCAGCGGGTCACCATCCTGTGCGACAAGTTCTCCGGACACCCCAAGGG cTACGCATACATAGAGTTTGCCACCGAGAGCTCGGCCCAGGCCGCTGTGGAGCTGGACAAGAGCGTCTTCCGAGGCCGGGTCATCAAG GTGCTGCCCAAAAGAACCAATTTACCAGGGATCAGCTCCACGGACCGCGGGGGCCTTCGGGGACACCCAGGCGCCAGGGGGGGACCCTTCCCCCACAGCAACTTCCAGGGCGGGGCCCGTTTCAGACCACGGGGGCGGAACCG GGGGCGCGGAAGGTTCTCGCCGTGGTATTCACCGTATTGA
- the TRAPPC2L gene encoding trafficking protein particle complex subunit 2-like protein isoform X2, producing MAVCVAVIAKENYPLYIRSVPTENELKFHYMVHTSLDVVDEKISAMGKALVDQRELYLGLLYPTEDYKVYGYVTNSKVKFVMVVDSSNTALRDNEIRSMFRKLHNSYTDVMCNPFYNPGDRIQSRAFDGMVTSMMIQVC from the exons ATGGCGGTGTGCGTAGCGGTGATCGCCAAGGAG AATTACCCTCTTTACATCCGCAGTGTCCCCACGGAGAATGAGCTCAAGTTTCACTACATGGTGCACACGTCCCTGGACGTGGTGGACGAGAAGATCTCAGCAATGGGGAAGGCCCTGGTGGATCAGAGGGAGCTCTACCTGGGCTTGCTGTACCCCACAGAGGACTACAAGGT ATACGGCTACGTGACCAACTCCAAGGTGAAGTTTGTCATGGTGGTGGATTCCTCCAACACAGCGCTCAGAGACAACGAGATTCGCAGC ATGTTCCGGAAGCTGCACAACTCCTACACAGACGTGATGTGCAACCCCTTCTATAACCCGGGGGACCGCATTCAGTCCAG GGCCTTCGATGGCATGGTGACGTCCATGATGATACAGGTCTGTTGA
- the TRAPPC2L gene encoding trafficking protein particle complex subunit 2-like protein isoform X1 encodes MGWILVTSAAVILFLQNYPLYIRSVPTENELKFHYMVHTSLDVVDEKISAMGKALVDQRELYLGLLYPTEDYKVYGYVTNSKVKFVMVVDSSNTALRDNEIRSMFRKLHNSYTDVMCNPFYNPGDRIQSRAFDGMVTSMMIQVC; translated from the exons ATGGGGTGGATCCTTGTCACTTCAGCCGCCGTCATCCTTTTCTTGCAGAATTACCCTCTTTACATCCGCAGTGTCCCCACGGAGAATGAGCTCAAGTTTCACTACATGGTGCACACGTCCCTGGACGTGGTGGACGAGAAGATCTCAGCAATGGGGAAGGCCCTGGTGGATCAGAGGGAGCTCTACCTGGGCTTGCTGTACCCCACAGAGGACTACAAGGT ATACGGCTACGTGACCAACTCCAAGGTGAAGTTTGTCATGGTGGTGGATTCCTCCAACACAGCGCTCAGAGACAACGAGATTCGCAGC ATGTTCCGGAAGCTGCACAACTCCTACACAGACGTGATGTGCAACCCCTTCTATAACCCGGGGGACCGCATTCAGTCCAG GGCCTTCGATGGCATGGTGACGTCCATGATGATACAGGTCTGTTGA